One stretch of Pedobacter riviphilus DNA includes these proteins:
- a CDS encoding PepSY-associated TM helix domain-containing protein: MKNRDFKNAIRNIHLWLGLATGLVVIIISITGALYVFEEEIRDFTQKDFRYVNLQQQPFVGLDKVISGFEKLSPKDELRLIRIEDARPNATVELTSKKGIVYYFNPYDATLIKRGGEDWLQVVEHIHTSLLLGKTGKFIVQWSVVIFVLMLITGLILWFPGQMRLLKQSLTIKRKASFKRLNYDLHNVLGFYASVVLLVTALSGLYFAFKEVKNAASFFTGSKFGQGKAIVLAKPTHIEPLPIRYNKIYTEAKIKYPGAISTSFSLRGKGELRLRMIYPYRWARRQNTFFYEEGTGRMIRAKLYKDFNGADLIEATNYDLHTGRLLGLPNKILSCLAALVAASLPVTGFIIWWKKRKKRKKK, encoded by the coding sequence ATGAAGAACAGGGATTTTAAAAATGCCATCAGGAACATTCACCTGTGGTTGGGCCTGGCAACCGGTCTGGTAGTCATCATCATCAGTATTACCGGAGCGCTTTATGTTTTTGAAGAAGAAATCAGGGATTTTACACAAAAAGATTTCCGCTATGTAAATCTCCAACAGCAGCCTTTTGTAGGTTTAGATAAAGTTATTTCGGGATTCGAAAAACTTTCGCCTAAAGATGAATTAAGGCTGATCAGAATTGAAGATGCACGGCCAAATGCAACAGTCGAACTGACCAGTAAAAAGGGAATAGTCTATTATTTTAATCCCTATGATGCCACTTTAATAAAAAGAGGAGGAGAAGATTGGCTACAGGTTGTAGAGCATATCCATACCTCGCTATTGTTAGGTAAAACCGGGAAGTTTATTGTGCAGTGGTCGGTGGTTATTTTTGTACTGATGCTGATAACAGGATTAATACTTTGGTTCCCTGGCCAAATGCGGTTATTAAAACAATCGTTAACCATTAAGAGAAAAGCTTCATTTAAAAGACTAAATTACGATTTACACAACGTGTTGGGCTTTTATGCATCAGTTGTGCTACTGGTTACCGCTTTGAGCGGTTTGTACTTTGCTTTTAAAGAAGTAAAAAATGCAGCTAGCTTTTTTACGGGGAGTAAATTTGGACAAGGCAAAGCTATTGTTTTAGCCAAACCTACGCATATTGAGCCCTTACCTATACGCTATAATAAAATTTATACCGAAGCCAAAATTAAATATCCTGGTGCTATCTCCACTAGTTTTTCGTTGCGTGGTAAAGGCGAACTGCGGTTAAGAATGATTTACCCGTACCGTTGGGCACGCAGGCAAAATACCTTTTTTTATGAGGAAGGCACAGGCAGAATGATTAGGGCCAAACTGTATAAAGATTTTAATGGCGCCGATTTAATAGAAGCCACCAATTACGATCTGCACACGGGCAGGCTTTTAGGGCTCCCAAATAAAATCCTTTCTTGTTTAGCGGCTTTGGTTGCGGCGAGTTTGCCAGTTACCGGTTTTATCATCTGGTGGAAAAAAAGAAAAAAGCGCAAAAAGAAATAA
- a CDS encoding SRPBCC domain-containing protein — MNKNALTASVEINQPISLIWKIWNEPEHIIKWNAPSDEWISKKIENNLVLGGGFLYVMARKDGTESFDFSGTYTEVIEHERIAYTLDDKRKSLITFTGNNPVTLTEIFEPVADLDFAMQQKFCQSGLNQLKAYAESAL, encoded by the coding sequence ATGAACAAGAATGCTTTAACTGCCAGCGTTGAAATAAACCAGCCAATTAGCCTGATCTGGAAAATCTGGAATGAACCCGAGCACATCATTAAATGGAATGCTCCATCAGATGAATGGATTAGCAAAAAAATTGAAAACAACCTGGTATTAGGAGGTGGCTTTTTATATGTTATGGCCAGAAAAGATGGAACAGAAAGTTTTGACTTTAGCGGAACTTACACCGAAGTTATTGAGCATGAGCGAATTGCTTATACACTAGACGATAAGCGGAAAAGCCTGATCACCTTTACAGGAAATAACCCTGTTACGCTTACCGAAATCTTTGAACCTGTTGCAGATCTTGATTTCGCCATGCAGCAGAAGTTTTGCCAATCGGGGCTGAACCAGCTTAAAGCGTATGCCGAATCAGCTTTATAG
- a CDS encoding SelT/SelW/SelH family protein: protein MEKPLICITYCPKCGWMLRSAYMAQEILTTFVDEVKGVTLIPSETSGVFTVHVSDKLIFDRKKMQRFPEIKELKQLIRDEVNPSMNLGHSDIK from the coding sequence ATGGAAAAACCACTGATATGCATAACCTATTGCCCCAAATGTGGCTGGATGTTACGATCGGCTTACATGGCGCAAGAAATTTTAACCACTTTTGTAGATGAGGTAAAGGGGGTAACGTTAATCCCCAGTGAAACATCAGGCGTTTTTACTGTTCACGTTAGCGATAAACTAATTTTCGACAGAAAGAAGATGCAACGCTTTCCTGAAATCAAAGAATTAAAACAGCTTATTCGAGATGAAGTGAATCCAAGCATGAACCTTGGACACTCTGATATAAAATAA
- a CDS encoding REP-associated tyrosine transposase: protein MSIKYKFHDSTAIYFVSFAVVGWIDVFTRTVYRDLLLESLTYCRKEKGLNLHAWVIMSNHVHLIVSSREGYLLANIMRDLKKYSAVRILKEIKDCSIESRKEWMLYLFAKAGQQNSNNKNFQFWRQDNHPIELDPYSNMFEERINYLHNNPVEAGLVANASDYLYCSAIDYEGGKGLFGIDLLV, encoded by the coding sequence ATGAGTATAAAATATAAGTTTCATGATTCAACAGCAATATACTTTGTTTCTTTTGCAGTTGTGGGCTGGATTGATGTTTTTACACGTACGGTTTACAGAGACCTCCTACTGGAAAGTTTAACTTATTGTAGAAAAGAAAAAGGCCTTAATCTGCATGCCTGGGTAATTATGAGCAACCATGTACATTTAATTGTGAGTAGCAGAGAGGGATATTTATTGGCTAACATTATGCGCGATTTAAAGAAGTATTCAGCAGTTAGGATCTTAAAGGAAATAAAAGACTGTTCGATTGAAAGCAGAAAAGAATGGATGCTTTACTTGTTTGCTAAAGCCGGGCAACAAAACAGCAATAATAAAAACTTTCAGTTTTGGCGGCAGGATAATCATCCCATTGAATTAGATCCTTATTCGAATATGTTCGAAGAACGGATTAATTATCTGCATAATAATCCGGTTGAGGCTGGCTTGGTGGCAAATGCCTCAGACTATTTATACTGTAGTGCTATAGATTACGAAGGAGGGAAAGGATTGTTTGGAATTGATCTATTGGTTTAA
- a CDS encoding 3'-5' exonuclease: MESDIIEIGICLLDIQTGEITDNKGILVNPERSIISPFCTGLTTITPEMVVKDGISFKEACSVLRKEYISQKRVWASFGAYDLKQFQRQCSAMGVGFPFGPSHINVKTLFALKNKLGNEEGMAGALKMLQIPLKGTHHRGIDDAFNIAKILNWILNN, translated from the coding sequence ATGGAAAGCGATATTATAGAAATTGGTATCTGTTTACTGGATATACAAACTGGAGAGATAACAGACAACAAAGGGATTTTGGTCAACCCGGAACGGTCTATTATCAGTCCTTTCTGTACCGGACTTACCACCATTACACCAGAAATGGTTGTTAAGGATGGAATATCATTTAAAGAGGCCTGTTCCGTATTAAGAAAAGAATATATATCCCAGAAAAGGGTATGGGCAAGTTTTGGCGCTTACGATTTAAAGCAATTTCAACGTCAGTGTTCGGCAATGGGTGTAGGATTTCCGTTTGGGCCATCGCATATAAATGTTAAAACTTTGTTTGCCTTAAAAAACAAATTAGGAAATGAAGAAGGCATGGCTGGTGCACTTAAAATGTTGCAGATCCCATTAAAAGGTACCCACCACCGTGGAATAGATGATGCCTTTAATATTGCAAAAATTTTAAACTGGATTTTAAATAATTAA